From a region of the Elusimicrobiota bacterium genome:
- a CDS encoding pyruvate, phosphate dikinase: MKTIYCFCDAKDVRSLKGLKPEELRALLGGKGAGLLEMSRLGLVVPPGFTVTTQVCRAYYQRREARKMTRFSMRHPARSAQALPRQVLKDFIAAMAALEKAAGRKFGDEANPLLVSVRSGAKFSMPGMMDTILDLGLNDRTIQGLEAQTRNPRFAWDCYRRFIAMFGNVVKGIDKDHFETALRSIKTRGRVKEDSELSTQSLKKLVDISKEIYIEQAGFPFPQNPWDQLRMAVTAVFESWNNPRAIAYRKQSRIPDSLGTACTVQAMVFGNMGGDCATGVGFTRDPGTGERRFYGEYLVNAQGEDVVAGARTPKPLAQMKSELPRVHCRLESIAKKLERHYKDIQDMEFTVEKGRLYMLQTRTGKRSALAALRIAVDMVEEGLISEEAAVERLSCGQLDELLRPVFDSQARAKHRILAKGLAAGPGAASGRIAFSAAEAEASARSGPVILVRPETNPDDIHGMIAAQGILTMTGGLTSHAAVVGRGLGKVCVVGCETLRIHEAEKSLRMNGSVLRSGDFISLDGFTGDVIEGQVETQPSQILRILLGELAEDGSELFKAFKRFMGWVDKARDLAVWANGDTPQDAKTALALGAAGIGLCRTEHMFFKEDRIAKMFAMIVAETDEERYEALEALFPLQKQDFLAIFRQMKGLPVTIRTLDPPLHEFLPRTLEEAEKLCRKLGFNVKKIWAKTLELKESNPMLGHRGCRLGITYPEITEMQARAILSAACEAAKEGVAVSPEIMIPLVGHAAELRHQRERVEAAAQEALSRYKMKIPYRIGTMIEVPRAAVTAHEIAREADFFSFGTNDMTQMTLGFSRDDYGRYMRKYQELKVLPEDPFQSLDQAGVGELVRWAIEKGRREKPNLKIGICGEHGGDPASIAFFDEVGVDYVSCSPYRVPVARLAAAQAALRRRRRK, translated from the coding sequence ATGAAGACCATCTACTGCTTCTGCGATGCCAAGGACGTTCGTTCCTTAAAAGGGCTCAAGCCCGAGGAGCTGCGGGCTCTCCTGGGCGGGAAAGGGGCCGGGCTCCTCGAGATGTCCCGCCTCGGGCTCGTCGTTCCACCCGGATTTACCGTCACGACGCAGGTCTGCCGCGCCTATTACCAGCGCCGCGAGGCGCGCAAGATGACGCGGTTTTCCATGCGCCATCCCGCGCGCTCGGCCCAGGCGCTTCCGCGGCAGGTCTTGAAGGACTTCATCGCCGCCATGGCCGCGCTCGAAAAGGCGGCGGGACGGAAATTCGGCGACGAGGCAAACCCCCTCCTCGTTTCGGTGCGCTCCGGAGCCAAATTTTCCATGCCCGGGATGATGGACACCATACTAGACCTGGGCTTGAACGACCGGACCATCCAAGGCCTCGAGGCTCAGACCCGCAACCCGCGTTTTGCCTGGGACTGCTATCGGCGATTCATCGCGATGTTCGGCAACGTGGTCAAGGGCATCGACAAGGATCATTTCGAGACGGCGCTGCGCTCCATCAAGACCAGGGGCCGCGTCAAGGAGGACTCGGAACTTTCCACCCAGAGCCTCAAGAAACTGGTCGACATCTCCAAGGAGATATACATCGAGCAGGCGGGATTCCCTTTCCCGCAGAATCCCTGGGACCAGCTGCGCATGGCGGTTACCGCTGTCTTTGAGTCCTGGAATAATCCCCGCGCCATCGCCTACCGCAAGCAGAGCCGCATCCCCGATTCCCTGGGCACGGCCTGCACCGTGCAGGCCATGGTGTTCGGCAACATGGGCGGCGACTGCGCCACGGGGGTGGGATTCACGCGCGACCCCGGCACCGGGGAAAGACGCTTCTACGGAGAATATCTCGTCAACGCCCAGGGAGAGGACGTCGTGGCCGGCGCGCGCACCCCCAAGCCCCTGGCGCAGATGAAGAGCGAGCTGCCGCGGGTCCATTGCCGGCTAGAGTCCATCGCCAAGAAGCTCGAGCGCCACTACAAGGACATCCAGGACATGGAGTTCACCGTTGAGAAAGGCCGGCTCTACATGCTGCAAACCAGAACGGGGAAACGCTCGGCCCTAGCCGCGCTCCGAATCGCCGTCGACATGGTGGAGGAAGGCCTTATCTCCGAGGAGGCCGCGGTCGAGCGCCTCTCCTGCGGCCAGCTCGACGAGCTCTTGCGGCCCGTCTTCGACTCCCAGGCCCGGGCCAAACACCGGATCTTGGCCAAGGGGCTGGCGGCCGGGCCGGGCGCGGCCTCGGGGCGCATCGCTTTCTCGGCCGCCGAGGCCGAGGCCTCGGCGCGCTCTGGCCCGGTGATCCTGGTCCGGCCGGAAACCAACCCCGATGACATCCACGGCATGATCGCGGCCCAAGGCATTCTCACCATGACCGGCGGGCTCACCAGCCACGCGGCCGTCGTGGGGCGCGGCCTCGGCAAGGTCTGCGTGGTGGGCTGCGAGACCCTGCGGATTCACGAGGCGGAAAAATCCCTGCGCATGAACGGCTCCGTGCTGCGCTCGGGCGATTTCATCTCTCTTGACGGCTTCACGGGAGACGTGATCGAAGGGCAAGTCGAGACCCAGCCCTCCCAAATCCTCCGCATCCTCCTGGGCGAGCTCGCGGAGGACGGCTCCGAGCTCTTCAAAGCCTTCAAGCGCTTCATGGGCTGGGTGGACAAGGCCAGAGACCTCGCGGTCTGGGCCAACGGCGACACCCCGCAGGACGCCAAGACAGCCCTGGCCCTGGGTGCCGCCGGAATCGGGCTCTGCCGCACCGAGCACATGTTTTTCAAGGAAGACCGCATCGCCAAGATGTTCGCAATGATCGTGGCCGAGACCGACGAGGAGCGCTACGAGGCCTTGGAAGCCCTCTTCCCGCTCCAGAAGCAGGACTTTCTCGCCATATTCCGCCAGATGAAGGGCCTGCCGGTCACCATCCGCACCTTGGACCCTCCCCTGCACGAGTTCCTGCCGCGCACCCTCGAGGAGGCGGAAAAGCTTTGCCGCAAGCTCGGCTTCAACGTTAAAAAGATATGGGCCAAGACCTTGGAGCTCAAGGAATCCAACCCCATGCTGGGCCACCGCGGCTGCCGCCTGGGCATCACCTATCCCGAGATCACCGAGATGCAGGCCCGTGCCATACTCTCAGCGGCCTGCGAGGCCGCCAAGGAGGGCGTCGCTGTCTCTCCGGAGATCATGATCCCCTTGGTCGGCCACGCGGCCGAGCTTAGGCACCAGAGGGAGAGGGTGGAGGCCGCAGCTCAAGAGGCGCTCTCGCGCTATAAGATGAAGATTCCCTATCGGATAGGCACCATGATCGAGGTCCCGCGGGCCGCGGTCACCGCCCACGAGATCGCGCGCGAGGCCGATTTTTTTTCTTTCGGGACCAACGACATGACCCAGATGACCTTGGGCTTTTCCCGAGACGACTACGGCCGCTACATGCGCAAGTACCAGGAGCTCAAGGTTCTCCCAGAGGATCCCTTCCAGAGCCTGGACCAGGCCGGGGTCGGGGAGCTCGTGCGCTGGGCCATCGAGAAGGGGCGGCGGGAAAAGCCGAACCTCAAGATCGGTATCTGCGGCGAGCATGGGGGAGACCCGGCCTCCATCGCTTTCTTCGACGAGGTCGGAGTGGACTACGTCTCATGCTCCCCGTACCGAGTGCCGGTGGCGCGCCTGGCCGCGGCCCAGGCCGCGCTCAGGCGCAGGCGGAGAAAATAG
- a CDS encoding NupC/NupG family nucleoside CNT transporter: MSLKAESGNTSLLNRCVSVLGLFVLIGLCYLMSSDRSKINWRLVAWGMGLQFAFGILVLKTAPGLWFFSKLNDGTLALLGFSQEGTKFLFRSFVTGQVDNGMVNFTFNVLPTIIFFSALMTVGYHLGVMQWVVNFFAVAMQKTMKCSGAETLSTAANIFVGQTEAPLVVKPYIRDMTQSELLAIMVGGFANTAGGVLAAYVGMLYKYFPDIAGHLIAQSVMSAPAALACAKIAIPETEKPVTGGYVSMGKEKLDANLIDAAARGASEGLQLAFNVAAMLLAFIALIALANVLLQKTAALLGAPHVSLEWLFGLVGWPLAWVMGVPAADCWTVGQLLGVKTVVNEFVAYLQLADILQKGSPISYRSVIIASYALSGFANFSSIAIQIGGISAIAPTRRHDLAKLGFKAMIVGAIATFMTATIAGILVP; encoded by the coding sequence ATGAGCCTGAAGGCCGAAAGCGGCAACACGAGCCTCCTTAATCGCTGCGTCTCGGTCCTGGGCTTGTTCGTCTTGATAGGCCTTTGTTATCTCATGTCGAGCGACCGCTCCAAGATCAACTGGCGCTTGGTGGCCTGGGGCATGGGCCTGCAGTTTGCTTTCGGCATCCTGGTCTTAAAGACCGCTCCCGGCCTGTGGTTCTTCTCGAAGCTCAACGACGGGACCTTGGCCTTGCTCGGCTTCTCCCAGGAGGGCACGAAGTTTCTCTTCCGCTCATTCGTCACCGGCCAGGTGGACAACGGCATGGTGAACTTCACCTTCAACGTGCTCCCGACCATCATATTCTTCTCCGCCCTTATGACGGTGGGCTACCATCTGGGAGTCATGCAGTGGGTGGTCAACTTCTTTGCCGTCGCCATGCAGAAGACCATGAAGTGTTCGGGGGCGGAAACCCTCTCCACCGCCGCCAACATCTTCGTGGGCCAGACCGAGGCTCCCCTGGTGGTCAAGCCTTACATCCGGGACATGACCCAGTCGGAGCTCTTGGCCATCATGGTGGGCGGGTTCGCCAACACGGCGGGCGGGGTGCTGGCGGCCTACGTCGGGATGCTCTACAAATATTTCCCGGACATCGCCGGGCATTTGATCGCCCAGTCCGTGATGTCGGCCCCGGCGGCTTTGGCCTGCGCCAAGATAGCGATTCCGGAGACCGAGAAGCCCGTCACCGGCGGCTACGTCAGCATGGGCAAGGAAAAACTAGATGCCAACCTCATAGACGCCGCGGCCCGGGGGGCCTCGGAGGGGCTGCAACTCGCCTTCAACGTGGCGGCCATGCTCCTGGCCTTCATCGCCCTCATCGCCTTGGCCAACGTTCTCCTGCAGAAAACCGCCGCCCTCCTCGGGGCCCCGCACGTCTCCTTGGAGTGGCTGTTCGGCCTGGTGGGCTGGCCCCTGGCCTGGGTGATGGGGGTTCCCGCCGCGGACTGCTGGACCGTGGGACAGCTGCTGGGGGTCAAGACCGTGGTCAACGAATTCGTGGCCTACCTCCAGCTGGCCGATATCCTCCAGAAGGGCTCTCCCATCTCCTACCGCTCGGTCATCATCGCCAGCTACGCCCTGTCGGGCTTTGCCAACTTCTCCTCCATCGCGATACAGATCGGAGGCATCTCCGCCATCGCTCCGACCCGGCGGCATGACTTGGCCAAGCTCGGCTTTAAGGCCATGATCGTGGGGGCCATCGCGACCTTCATGACCGCCACCATAGCAGGCATATTAGTTCCCTAG
- a CDS encoding VTT domain-containing protein: MESVKSILHFVYDVQGLIQWGGLTLICAVVFVETGLFVGFFLPGDSLLVTAGVFSRMGLIPLAWLLPSVAACAILGDQLGYAIGRKTGQALFKREDGLFFKKKHLVRTHDFYEKYGAKTIVLARFVPIVRTFAPVVAGIASMNYARFVAYNISGGLLWVLSTVLGGYGLASLVPDIEKKIHAVILVVIFLSVLPGLIEFWRARRRA, encoded by the coding sequence ATCGAATCCGTCAAAAGCATCCTCCACTTCGTCTACGACGTCCAAGGCCTGATCCAATGGGGAGGGCTGACCCTCATCTGCGCCGTGGTATTCGTTGAGACCGGGCTGTTCGTTGGGTTTTTCCTCCCTGGAGACTCGCTCCTGGTGACGGCGGGGGTCTTCTCCCGCATGGGGCTCATCCCGCTTGCCTGGCTCCTGCCCTCCGTGGCGGCCTGCGCGATTTTAGGCGACCAACTGGGCTACGCCATCGGCCGCAAGACCGGCCAGGCGCTATTTAAGCGGGAGGATGGCCTGTTCTTCAAGAAAAAACACCTCGTCCGCACCCATGACTTCTACGAAAAATATGGCGCCAAAACCATAGTTTTGGCGCGCTTTGTCCCCATCGTGCGGACTTTCGCCCCGGTGGTGGCGGGGATCGCGAGCATGAACTACGCGCGCTTCGTCGCCTACAATATCTCGGGAGGCCTTCTCTGGGTGCTGAGCACCGTGCTTGGCGGCTACGGCCTGGCGTCCTTGGTTCCCGACATCGAGAAGAAGATACACGCCGTCATACTGGTCGTGATCTTTCTCTCCGTGCTGCCGGGCCTAATCGAGTTCTGGCGGGCGCGGCGGCGAGCCTAG
- a CDS encoding PD-(D/E)XK nuclease family protein → MELSFTQFRIYLECPWKYKLMFVEGLRIAPTPDSSLGQSLHRALECYHRGGRGTLEALLDCYDRCWVGAGFSNQEQSRRCHEKGLRMLEKYFERDRDRRSKVVASEKEFSYPLGRHVIRGMPDRLDRHPDGRYELIDYKTRLDFEPHGRVDETLQLRFYALGLVECLALTPAWISLYSLAGAEKRTWDYDPAGEEELKAMILSAADSIEKGIYAPDVSFCRRCQFRLTCAHSTAKQV, encoded by the coding sequence ATGGAATTAAGCTTCACGCAGTTCCGGATATACCTCGAGTGCCCCTGGAAGTACAAACTGATGTTCGTGGAGGGACTCCGGATCGCGCCCACCCCGGACTCCTCCTTGGGGCAGTCCCTGCACCGGGCGCTGGAATGCTACCACCGCGGCGGGAGGGGGACCTTGGAGGCCCTCCTCGACTGCTACGACCGATGCTGGGTCGGGGCGGGATTCTCCAACCAGGAGCAGAGCCGGCGCTGCCATGAGAAGGGCTTGAGAATGCTCGAGAAGTACTTCGAGCGCGACCGAGACCGGCGCTCCAAGGTGGTGGCCAGCGAAAAGGAGTTCTCCTATCCCCTGGGGCGGCACGTGATACGCGGGATGCCCGACCGGCTGGACCGCCACCCAGACGGCCGCTATGAGCTCATCGACTACAAGACGCGCCTCGATTTCGAGCCGCACGGCCGCGTGGACGAGACGCTTCAGTTGCGCTTCTACGCCTTGGGACTTGTGGAATGCTTGGCGCTCACCCCTGCCTGGATTTCTCTCTACTCCCTGGCGGGGGCGGAGAAGAGGACATGGGATTACGATCCAGCGGGAGAGGAGGAGCTCAAGGCCATGATTCTTTCCGCGGCGGATTCCATTGAGAAGGGGATTTACGCGCCCGACGTTTCCTTCTGCCGGCGCTGCCAGTTCCGCCTGACCTGCGCGCACTCAACGGCCAAGCAGGTTTAG
- a CDS encoding cardiolipin synthase ClsB, whose product MAARSFQLLKRNRPGSGDFSRYLDKYIGGNKLALLRSGGEVFNAMWEAIDSAKETIHLESYMFNGDRTGREFARRLQEKARLGVRVRVIFDSIGSMYLSSVLVNRMRNSGIQLLEYHPIAPWRPRWSWGRRDHRKILVVDGKVAFTGGVNISDDHAPVRDGGREWRDTHVRLEGPAAYELDRLFRSVWYKETGRWFKSVGIAHYARGNSLVWVAANQEFLHRYRIRSAYLSALRAARKEVLISNAYFLPDRRTRHALAAASRRGVCVKILVPGSSDIKSVWYASRYRYAALLRHGVRLFEWPGPVLHEKIAVVDETWCAVGSYNMDHRSLLHNLEVNLHILNSKFVGELAQLIRDGIAGSKEIKLEGWERRPYREKVLERFFYFFRYFF is encoded by the coding sequence GTGGCGGCGCGCTCGTTTCAACTGCTCAAGCGGAACCGGCCGGGCTCGGGCGATTTCTCCCGCTATCTCGACAAATACATCGGGGGCAACAAGCTCGCCTTGCTGCGCTCGGGCGGCGAGGTCTTCAATGCCATGTGGGAGGCCATCGACTCGGCCAAGGAGACGATCCACCTTGAGTCCTACATGTTCAACGGCGACAGAACCGGCCGGGAATTCGCCCGACGCCTTCAGGAGAAAGCCAGGCTCGGGGTCCGGGTGCGGGTCATTTTCGACTCGATCGGATCCATGTATTTGAGCTCGGTGCTCGTCAACCGCATGAGAAACAGCGGCATCCAGCTCTTGGAGTACCATCCCATAGCCCCCTGGCGGCCGCGCTGGTCCTGGGGCCGCCGCGACCATCGCAAAATCCTGGTAGTGGACGGAAAAGTCGCCTTCACCGGCGGGGTGAACATCTCGGACGACCACGCCCCGGTCCGCGACGGCGGCCGCGAATGGCGAGACACCCACGTGCGCCTGGAAGGGCCGGCCGCCTACGAGCTCGACCGGCTCTTCCGCAGCGTCTGGTACAAGGAAACCGGGCGCTGGTTCAAGTCCGTGGGGATAGCCCACTACGCCCGGGGAAACTCCTTGGTCTGGGTGGCGGCCAACCAGGAATTCCTGCACCGCTACCGGATCCGCTCCGCTTATCTCAGCGCGCTGCGCGCGGCCCGAAAGGAGGTCCTCATCTCCAACGCCTATTTCCTTCCCGACCGGCGCACCCGGCATGCCCTGGCCGCGGCTTCCCGGAGAGGAGTCTGCGTCAAAATTCTAGTGCCCGGCTCCTCGGACATCAAGTCCGTGTGGTACGCCTCGCGCTACCGCTACGCAGCACTTCTGCGCCACGGGGTGAGGCTTTTCGAGTGGCCGGGGCCGGTCCTGCACGAGAAGATCGCCGTGGTCGACGAAACCTGGTGCGCGGTGGGTTCCTACAACATGGATCACAGGAGCCTTCTGCACAATCTAGAGGTGAACCTCCATATCCTCAACTCCAAGTTCGTGGGCGAGCTCGCCCAGCTCATCCGGGACGGCATAGCCGGGTCCAAGGAGATCAAGCTCGAGGGGTGGGAGCGCCGGCCCTACCGGGAGAAGGTGCTGGAGCGGTTCTTCTATTTCTTCAGGTACTTCTTCTAG
- a CDS encoding diguanylate cyclase has product MGITRRRRKSDFEEPRPSWKALPHYILYPCAGFFVGVGSPIGAFLLRYWLADPILKSLWVRHELQYNFLFYAYMGIGTVMAFMLFGYVLGVRSERQRVSNRILSARLAELHLKSVTDSLTGTYTHGYLHEILELEIQRALTNKNPLSAMILDIDDFKKINDTHGHLFGDRVIKETAETIVTNVRSEDILGRYGGDEFLVIMPGAEHAVAKQVATRICHAIAKNGYSTTVSIGVSTFSGDEKQGAKDLLHQADLNLYQAKRDGKNQVRASPLNTRLNLLGR; this is encoded by the coding sequence ATGGGAATCACCCGCCGACGCCGGAAATCGGATTTCGAGGAGCCCAGACCCTCATGGAAGGCCTTGCCCCACTACATCCTCTACCCCTGCGCCGGCTTTTTCGTGGGGGTGGGCTCTCCGATAGGAGCCTTCCTCCTGCGCTACTGGCTGGCCGACCCCATCTTGAAGTCCCTCTGGGTCAGGCACGAGCTCCAATACAACTTCCTCTTCTACGCCTACATGGGGATCGGCACGGTGATGGCCTTCATGCTCTTCGGCTACGTCCTCGGCGTGAGAAGCGAGCGCCAGCGCGTGAGCAACCGGATCCTGAGCGCGCGCTTGGCCGAACTCCACCTCAAATCCGTCACCGACAGCTTGACCGGCACCTACACCCACGGCTACCTGCACGAGATACTGGAGCTTGAGATACAGCGGGCCCTCACGAACAAGAATCCCCTTTCGGCGATGATACTTGACATCGATGACTTCAAGAAAATCAACGACACGCACGGGCATCTCTTCGGAGACCGGGTCATCAAGGAGACGGCGGAGACCATCGTCACCAACGTCCGCTCCGAGGACATCCTGGGCCGCTACGGCGGCGACGAGTTCTTGGTGATCATGCCCGGGGCAGAGCACGCGGTGGCCAAGCAGGTGGCGACCCGCATCTGCCACGCCATCGCCAAGAACGGCTACAGCACCACGGTCAGCATCGGGGTCTCGACCTTCTCGGGAGACGAAAAGCAGGGAGCCAAGGATCTCCTCCATCAGGCCGACCTCAACCTCTACCAGGCCAAACGCGACGGCAAGAACCAGGTGCGAGCGTCCCCGCTCAATACCCGCCTAAACCTGCTTGGCCGTTGA
- a CDS encoding AAA family ATPase has product MKKQGHFEKLQELLEVERQAEKAENLRELQRYPIATREALGKTVTSLSLESREEGLGGMPLVTLARAPKAEELAPFHAMGAGDNVLVTFPEGTEPRSSEGTLYKVDEYRATVALNGPGPAHAPRGGSCQVDLLGSEATYKRMKKALANTAEAKKNRLAELREICLGSKKPRTRGVRELAYFNPALNKFQREAVKSCVGAEDVALIHGPPGTGKTTVLVEIIRQAAARGERVLATAPSNIAVDNMLEKLAETNLRVVRLGHPARTLESLRHNNLAALVEEDPAYDEVRELDAWRERLIKKKSRFGRGQLGYDERQDREREVMKLWRAARDLEFEISRRLIAQAQVVLATHAGISRKLVKGNFDLVALDEASQATEPLSWVPILMAERAVFAGDSLQLPPTIYSRKAAEEGLATTLFDRLKEILPESLQTLLRVQYRMHESIMGFSSSQFYEGKLIADESVRAHTASELPGVAATELTGAPLTYVDTAGAGFEESWNELLESRENMGEAKLAVRLMEELLSAGIEPRQLAILTPYVAQAKILKSLVKIPHLEIGSVDGFQGREKEATIVSLVRSNADGEVGFLSDTRRMNVAMTRARRLLIVIGDSATIGQHPFYAKFIDYADSLDAHRSSYEWPH; this is encoded by the coding sequence ATGAAAAAACAGGGGCATTTTGAGAAGCTCCAGGAGCTCTTGGAGGTCGAGCGCCAGGCCGAAAAGGCCGAGAATCTCCGGGAACTCCAGCGCTACCCCATAGCCACCCGGGAAGCCCTGGGCAAGACCGTGACCTCCCTCTCGCTGGAGTCTCGCGAGGAGGGGCTGGGGGGGATGCCTCTGGTGACCTTGGCGCGGGCGCCCAAAGCAGAGGAGCTCGCCCCTTTCCACGCCATGGGAGCGGGCGACAACGTCCTGGTTACCTTCCCCGAGGGGACGGAGCCGAGGAGCTCCGAGGGAACCCTTTACAAGGTCGACGAATACCGGGCCACGGTCGCCTTGAACGGCCCCGGCCCGGCGCACGCTCCGCGCGGAGGCTCCTGTCAAGTAGACCTCCTGGGCTCCGAGGCCACCTACAAACGGATGAAAAAGGCCTTGGCCAATACGGCCGAGGCCAAAAAGAACCGCTTGGCCGAGCTTCGCGAGATTTGCCTGGGGTCCAAAAAGCCCAGGACCCGCGGCGTCCGGGAGTTGGCCTACTTCAACCCGGCCTTGAACAAATTCCAAAGGGAGGCCGTCAAATCCTGCGTGGGCGCCGAGGACGTGGCCCTCATCCATGGCCCTCCCGGCACCGGAAAGACCACGGTCTTAGTCGAGATCATCCGCCAGGCCGCGGCGAGAGGAGAGAGGGTTCTGGCCACAGCCCCCTCCAACATCGCGGTGGACAACATGCTGGAGAAGCTCGCCGAGACGAACCTGCGCGTGGTGCGCTTGGGGCATCCCGCGCGCACCTTGGAATCCCTGCGCCACAACAATTTAGCCGCCTTGGTCGAGGAGGACCCGGCCTACGATGAAGTGCGAGAGCTTGACGCCTGGCGGGAGCGACTCATCAAGAAAAAGTCGCGCTTCGGCCGGGGCCAGCTCGGCTACGATGAGAGGCAGGACAGGGAGCGGGAGGTCATGAAGCTCTGGCGCGCGGCCCGCGACCTCGAGTTCGAGATTTCGCGGCGCCTCATCGCCCAGGCCCAGGTGGTGCTGGCGACCCACGCCGGGATCTCGCGCAAGCTCGTCAAGGGCAATTTCGACTTGGTGGCCCTGGACGAGGCCTCCCAGGCGACCGAGCCCTTGTCCTGGGTGCCCATCTTGATGGCCGAGCGGGCGGTTTTCGCTGGGGACTCCCTTCAATTGCCGCCCACCATCTATTCCCGCAAGGCCGCCGAGGAAGGGCTGGCCACCACTTTATTCGACCGCTTGAAGGAAATCCTGCCCGAGTCCCTGCAAACCCTCTTGCGCGTCCAGTACCGCATGCACGAGTCCATCATGGGATTTTCCTCAAGCCAGTTCTACGAGGGCAAGCTGATCGCCGACGAGTCCGTGCGCGCCCACACCGCGTCCGAGCTTCCCGGCGTCGCGGCGACCGAGCTCACCGGGGCTCCGCTCACCTACGTGGACACGGCGGGCGCGGGCTTCGAGGAATCCTGGAACGAGCTCCTGGAAAGCCGGGAGAATATGGGCGAGGCCAAGCTCGCCGTCCGGCTCATGGAGGAGCTCCTCTCGGCCGGCATCGAACCCCGCCAGCTCGCCATTTTGACGCCTTACGTGGCCCAGGCCAAGATTCTCAAGTCCTTGGTCAAAATACCGCATCTTGAGATCGGCTCGGTGGATGGGTTCCAGGGCCGGGAAAAAGAGGCGACCATCGTTTCTCTCGTGCGCTCCAACGCGGACGGCGAGGTCGGGTTTCTCTCCGACACCCGGCGCATGAACGTGGCCATGACCCGGGCCCGGCGCCTCCTGATCGTCATCGGCGACAGCGCCACCATCGGCCAGCACCCCTTCTACGCCAAGTTCATAGACTACGCCGACTCCCTCGACGCCCATCGGTCGTCTTACGAATGGCCGCATTGA
- a CDS encoding N-acetylmuramoyl-L-alanine amidase: MRRFFWLLSCLISCSHQAQALAAASSPPPRPQIHQRSELGLSDVIPDVEEDVPKVRIIVHHTDIVISSQTKKLDAGQSWEAAKAHYHQVRDGHIYGEHWSDIGYHYLVDWEGRILVGRPLHLLGAHTFSYNAGSVGIALMGDIENQHATPKQLESLQDLISWILYSHKQIAPSQVYGHQDFNSTHCPGHYLDDPKDADSPFKRMKKRLMASLLLTPKLSEKRLETLPLSAPWLINGGRW; encoded by the coding sequence ATGCGCAGGTTCTTCTGGCTGTTGTCGTGCCTGATTTCCTGCTCGCACCAGGCGCAGGCCCTGGCTGCGGCCTCCTCCCCTCCCCCCCGCCCCCAGATCCATCAGCGCTCCGAGTTGGGCCTCTCCGATGTCATCCCGGACGTGGAGGAGGACGTTCCCAAAGTCCGCATCATCGTGCACCACACCGACATCGTGATCTCGTCGCAAACCAAGAAGCTCGACGCCGGACAGAGCTGGGAGGCCGCCAAGGCCCATTACCATCAGGTGCGCGACGGGCACATCTACGGGGAGCATTGGAGCGACATCGGCTACCATTACCTCGTGGACTGGGAGGGAAGGATATTGGTGGGCCGGCCCCTGCACCTACTGGGGGCGCACACCTTCTCCTACAACGCGGGCAGCGTCGGCATCGCCCTCATGGGAGACATCGAAAACCAGCACGCCACGCCCAAGCAGCTGGAAAGCCTGCAGGACCTCATCTCCTGGATCCTCTACTCCCACAAGCAGATCGCCCCCTCCCAGGTCTACGGACACCAGGACTTCAACAGCACCCACTGCCCCGGGCACTACCTCGATGATCCCAAGGACGCGGACTCGCCCTTCAAGCGGATGAAGAAGAGGCTGATGGCGAGTCTCCTCCTCACTCCCAAATTATCGGAGAAACGCCTGGAAACACTCCCCTTGAGCGCGCCCTGGCTTATCAACGGTGGACGGTGGTGA
- a CDS encoding histidine phosphatase family protein, whose amino-acid sequence MKIYLLRHGQSPSTAEAGVKSDAERPISEEGRLAVRKSVSHLLRQGASPAAILHSPLKRAVQTAEEAAKLVGPPAGVETFLPLSNAMPAEQLLAELSAKLRGWPETLLVGHQPQLGELACLLSGTIYDLRPGGIIALELAGAKKGKALWSANPSDLVV is encoded by the coding sequence GTGAAAATTTACCTCCTGCGCCACGGACAGTCCCCTTCCACGGCCGAGGCCGGCGTCAAAAGCGACGCGGAGCGCCCGATCTCCGAGGAGGGGCGCCTGGCCGTGCGCAAGTCGGTGTCGCATCTCCTGCGCCAGGGCGCCAGCCCCGCCGCGATCCTTCACAGCCCCCTGAAACGGGCCGTTCAAACGGCCGAGGAAGCGGCCAAGCTCGTGGGCCCCCCCGCCGGCGTGGAGACCTTCTTGCCCCTTTCCAACGCCATGCCCGCGGAACAACTCTTGGCGGAGCTTTCCGCCAAGCTGAGGGGCTGGCCCGAAACGCTCTTGGTGGGGCATCAGCCCCAGTTGGGAGAGCTGGCTTGCCTGCTCTCCGGAACCATCTACGACTTGCGGCCGGGAGGCATCATCGCCCTTGAGCTTGCCGGCGCCAAGAAGGGAAAGGCCCTGTGGTCGGCCAACCCGAGCGATCTCGTAGTATAA